The genome window GCTTTTGGGGCGTATTCATTTACTTGTGCTGTCTAGAAAGATTAAAATTTGAGTCTGGAATCAACAAAATCATTACTTAATAAAATAGAGTGCCCATtgcaaaaacctacaactattttggcACTTAGTTgtaaaaactacaactttttcaTCGTGGGTCTACATGTCATCCTCTGGCAACAGGTGGACCCACGGTTAATCCTCCTATTACATGCTAAAAGAAACACTAGTTTCTTTAAACTAGCATATTTTCACTTGTATGTGTTCTTCAGGTTGAGAATCTTGTATCAGAAATTTCTGACACAACACTGGGAAAGCAAGTAAGTATTTTCGTCAGTTACTCAGATCAAAACTATTGAATTTGGAAGAAAGTTCTTGTTTGTATATCcttattctattttttattgaattcctACTTTGTAGCTGTCGCACAACTTCTTATTTATGTGCACTTTATGCAGATATCTAGAATAAGACCCACCCTTTCGTTTATTGGGGCAGAGGAAGTAATGAGCCTTGTGACGGCACATGGTTAGTTATCttggctgattttttttttctttgaagtgCCCTATCTGATGATAAAATTGAAATGTAGTTGCGGAAAGCAGTGAGCTGAATGAAGTATGGAAGGATATTCTGGATGCTGAAGGTGATGAGATCTATATTAAGGTAATATGACCATTGGTGTTTCTAACACATTGATGCTTGCTTGTGATCAGCCGATCATTAAAGCACCTACCCTACTGCATGTGCTTCCTTTTAGGAAATTGGACTGTacaagaaggaaggagagaaaATATCATTCTTGGAGCTTTCTGAAAGGGCAGTTTTGCGTCGTGAAGTTGCAATTGGTTATGTCAAGGACCACAAGCAGGTCAAAATTCTCTTTATTACTTGTTTATTTATGTGGAATCGATGTTCTCGAAGCACAGAAGGCCTTGTTAAGACCAGGCTCTAGATTATAGATTCCTGATTTGTGTAGGCATCAGCCTCTTTTGGTTTTTGTGAAATCAGCAGCCCTAATTTTTATGGTATTAATAATGAAttaattcatatatttttattaccatCGCAGCATATAAATCCCGTCGATAAGTTGGAGCCACTCTCTCTTGAAATGACAGATTCGCTCATTGTGATATCTGAGTTTGAAGGTGAACAACCAATCGTGATGGACAGAGAAACTTCCACATAGAATTTTCAGCTTGCGTTTCCACTGTATTTGACAGCTATTGCTACTATGAGGAGATGTCGCATTGCCTGTTTATCATAGTGCTCTTTCCATTCAAAGGGGAAACAAAATATAGTCCAAAGGGTtcgtttcaaaaaagaaaaaaatattccaAAGGTCATTTCCTCCAATATTGTTTGCCCCTGTAGAGAACTTCTATGTGgcaaatttttttaatcttttgctCAACTGAagaatcttcttttttttttttatatatctgtAAACATAGTTTAATTCACACAGTCAACTTGTATGATGTAGCAATCGAATAAACACAGGCGAAAGGAAAGTTGATTGAGTATATGAGTTGCTGTTCCCTTCTGACTAATGAATAACAATGTATGCTTATATTTCTTCTTGTAGTTAGATATAATCAATTGGTTGCGGTCTCGTTGTTTCCTGTGGGAGATAAATTGTTCTCTGGCAGCAACGTAGGCAATTTTTCTTCAGCTTTAGCTTCATCCACCATCAACCATAGGACATCTTTCTGCAGCTATGGCGTTATGAGATCTGTCTTCTCCAGAGCAATCAAGAGGTAAGTAAAACATTTATTTTCTCTAGCCTGTCCATATTTCTTATCTGCGGTCTATGGCCGTCTTGCACCTTGACATTTATACATGCAGGGAATAGTACAAAGATGAGAAAAATGATGGTCCATCCAAATGGGGAAAGCGATGAAACTTCAGGTTTGACGACACCTCGGTATAACGAGGTACCACTGGTTGCTGCATACGAGAATGAGATCATCCGTTTCCCTGAGGAATTTCGGTTGTGTGACCCAGAAGCTTATGAACCCAAAGCTGTCTGCATTGGGCTCTACTTCCATTCACTGAGGTACTCCCCAAACATCAGGTGAATGGAACAACACAAGTGCTGGTGCGACAACAGATTGTTGAAGGGAAGCAATCAAAGCCTGGAACTTTTGGTTCAATAGTTCCTGGTTAGACTGACACAAGCAATCAATAAAAAGCCGTTCGGGCAGCTCTATGCAGAACCAGTTACTATGTCAGATGAGGAAATCGGCTTGATGCTTCTGTTTGATGGATGTTTTATTGTCCACTTTTTGTTAAGGCATGATCTGAGGAGGGGCATGGAGTATGAGTACTGGGCAATTGGATGCTGAATATCTGTACGAGGAATATGAAACTCTCCAGTGGGAAAGGCCCTGGGAGTGGGGCTTGGTTGCCATCGACATGCTCCTAATGGAAAACCAGATACCTTTCATTGCTGTCAGAATCTTGTTTGAGATTCTGAAGACAGAGCATGACAAAGCTGTTGACCTGACGGCATGTGCAcaaaatatgttcaagaactatcttCCACCTGGAATGCGCACCTCGACAAGCCCAATACACTGCAGGGATGTGCGCTGCCTCCTATACTTGCTCTACTGGTCCATCCATCCAAATCCGAAGCTAGACAACAGACTGATGCAGCCATTGCCAGATCCACCTACATCTGGCATGGATCCTGCAAAGAAGCTTGAGACTGATGGTATCAGTATCAGGAGAAGGCAGCAGTGGTGGCCTTTCAGTCGTTTTCTGGAGCCGTTCAGCTTCATGGACATCATTTTCAGTCACGGTACAGTAGAGATCCCTCAACTGGAGATTAGTGACACAAGCATTCAGTTGCTGCAGAACCCCATCGCTTTTGATAAGTGCTACCACAGCGTGACGTCCCATGTGACAAATTCATGGATGCCCTTAATGCCGATTCCCAGGACATGGAGATGCTGCGCAAGAAGAATGTTTCTGATGTCCAGTTGACCACTGCACAACCAGAACTCTCCTTTAGGATTACCTCAGCAAGCTGATGGTGGACGTGGCCTTGGTACAAGGAGACCAGAGCCATCTGGAAGGAGATGCCGATGCCAGACGCCCTGCTATTTGCAATATTGATGTTGGTTGCAGCAGCATATGTCTTGCTAGTGTTGTACAGGTACATGTCTTCTTGATCATACGGAACCGTGCTAAGGTTTCGTTGTTCACTCGTGCAGTACCCCCTGTTGCTGCTGTAAGCTGTATGTCTTAGCCAACCAAAGTTATGTCTTGTTTTGGTGTACGCTTATCATGCGGTTCTTCAGGCTTATTTTCGTGATAGCTGGTTAAATTTTATCTGATGCATGTGCTGTAAAGGTCCGATTTGAGGAACCGACCGACAGAGAACACACTGTAGGCGAGACTGTTCTCGAAACATTGTAAATAAGTGTAACCAAATTTTTGTTGGGAGAGTTGGATCCGAACCCTTAGGCACTGTTTGGAACTTTTAAAATGTCAAAGTTTCCCAAGAAAATCCTCCTACTCAAAGTTCCAAACTCCTGTGAAAAGCCTTTTTATTTAACTCCTGTGAAAGGCTTAATTAACCTGTGAATGCCATAACCTTTGGATCCAAGCAAATCACCATAGACCAAGTCAGATACAAACTCTGGGGCTTGGTCGGTCCAATCGGAGCCAGAGGCAGCTGAAACTCTTCCATGAGCAGCTAAACAATCCTCTGCTTTGTTGCACACCACGTGAcagattttttttctacaaTTACAAGGTGATGTATGCACATCACATTTACATATCTACGAATACGTCTTTATCATACATGTACGATAAAAATCACTCATGTGTACATAAATTATATGCACTAATTAGAACTGAATTGAGTCATGCTCACATCTCCATCATCCACGAGGTGGTCGTGGATGCAGCCTCTAATCTCCCTATAGcgagcaccaaattaattttcAACCTGTCAAGACCTAAAGGGTGAGGTTAGATGGACATACCGATAAAGAGTAAAGCCTTAAGGTCCGTTTACGTAAGGCACTCTGATTGTTCAACAAATACGCCTTCAAAGTTGAGTTGCAGGATCGAAATGATTCCCGAAGCGTACGCCTTCGAACGAGAAGGAAAGACGGATGGAAGAGTATGGAACGTTTCGTCCTCTCCACATATCACACGACTCATCCATCATCTCGCCTCCGTCTCTCCGCTTCTTCCCCTCCCCACACTCTAGGAAGCGGCCTCGAAGCGGAGAGGTCGACGAGAGTGCCATGGCGGCGCGCGCGACCCTTCCCTTCTCCTGCTCCTCCACGCTCCAAACCCTAACCTGGACCCTCTCGCCTCGCGGTCCTCTCCCCCTCCGCCGCGGCTTCCTCCGCATCCCCTCCCTCCCTAGGCTCTCCCGCGCTCCCCGCCTCTCCCGCCGCCACCTCTCGGCGTCCGCGACGGCCCCCAATGGTGCCTCCTCTGAAGGGGAGTACGACTACGACCTCTTCACCATCGGCGCTGGGAGCGGCGGCGTCCGGGCCTCGCGCTTCGCCTCCACGCTGTACGGCGCCCGCGTCGCCGTCTGCGAGATGCCCTTCGCCACCGTAGCCTCGGACGAGCACGGCGGCCTCGGCGGCACGTAAGAGAACGCTTCTTCTGTTCATGTATTCCGTGAATCTTTGCTCGGTCTGATTATGTCACTGCGGCATAGTTGGCTTCGGTTTTGCATTTTCCATTCGCACAGTGGGCTGAACTTCTCGTGGAATTCTTCCAATTGGAGAGTGGCTGCCTAGGAAACTGCTGCACAATCATTCCATTGCATTTGATTGCTAGTGTTGTTTGGTTGAGCGATTTTATAGCAGGAATGGCTTATTTAgggcctgttttttttttttaatcatatgattctaacaatccagattttgattctcataatctagaatctagattgttaGAATCTGAATTGTGcaatctaaaacaaacatatattgattattataatatcccttctctccccctccccccccccccccccacgctaCAGACTCGCTTTCTTCAACAGGTCGTGATTTTCAGCAGCAATGTGTCGCCCGTCCATCACCTTCGCCTCCAGCTCCTTCTCCAAATCCAGCAGCGCATCCCCCCTCTCGTCCATCTTAGCACTCCGGTTCTTCTCCACTGCCTCAATCTTGTGAATGTCCGTAGTGAAGGTCTCCTTCTCCGCCTCCAGTGCCTCCCGCCGCGAGGGGCCTGAGGTGAGCTTAATCGCCTTCGCCTCCAGTTCCTGGGCCTCCTTCTCCGGCTTCCTGGGGCCTTGAGAGCGGAGTGGGTGAGCTTGTAGGGGCAGCCGAGCATGCGGAGGACGTGGGCTAGGTCGTCCTCGAACCCGACCTCTATCTCCGAGACGGGGAAGTGGAGGCGCtcgaggaggtggcggagaGCGGCCAGGATGTCGCGGGCGGCGGAAAGAGGCGGTCGTGCCCACGCCGatggaggagggggggggggctgttGCAGAGGGCTGGTGACGTCAGAGGTCACGGTGGGAGAAGGCGAGGTCAAGGTTGCGCGGGCAGATGACGCTGGGTTCTAGTGACGAGGTGCCCTCGACCGCGGTGGAGGGTGGCGATACAGGTGATGGGGAAAACCACACGATGGAGAAAGAAGCAAAGGGAGAAAAAAAGCGAAACATTATGTTTGTAATGGCAATGGTGGGTAAATATGTGCTATAatccacaatccacaatctataatcATCATTTTTCTGGATTATGGATTATGGCATAATCTGCCTCTAGATTGTGGAATATGGATTGTAGAATCGACCTGTTTGTTTTTGATTCTGTTCTTAAAATCAGAATCTTGGaatctaataaaaaacaaacagacccttaagcATGTGCGTTGGAGAACTACACCACAGACTGCTGCGTTTTTGTGAGGAGCAAGTTTGTTATTGTAGTAATATCTGCATTAGTTAGTTTGGTTGGGTACATATACCGAGAAGATTCTATGTTATCTCTCTAAACAATAGCATGATATTTGTCGTCATTTTGTCATCTAGGGATAGAGCCTGGGGATGTTTCTTCCTATGATGGTGACGTTACATGAGCGTTTAAGTTACATGATTCCCACATGCACAATTTGTTGTTATTATTACTTTTGTCCAGCACAAAAATATTGCCATTTGCAACTCTGATAAAATGCTTGAAGTTTTGTGGTTTCTACTTCAGTGTAAGTGGAGGAATTTGATTGGATGTACCATCACAATGTCTCACCTTAAGAAGTTGCACACCCTTTTGTGCTGCCTGTACCGCTGTAATGTAGCCAACTTTCCGCATTGCTCGGGCATTTGTtagttaaattttttgaatatcAGAACTGAGCCCATGCATTTGATGACCCTCTACAAACTACAATACAATAGGGTCAAAAGGACATCCGGAAGTGTAGTTGCAGAATTTACCAAATGATTGCAACGTGCTTTTTCTGCATTAACCATTAGCATAACACGTTTTTCTATGAATATCTTATAGTTTGTCAATTCTGTGTTTGCTAATGATTTCTTAGCACTTAGCAGTCAGCTCTATGTTCAGCCTTACAATATGCTACTTGTTGAACTTTGATGTATAGTGAACTCCTACCACTTTGCTTTACTGTCCGAAGGGCATGCATaagaaccttttttttttttttgcatcacAGATGTGTGCTTCGTGGTTGTGTTCCAAAGAAATTGTTGGTGTATGGATCCAAGTACTCTCATGAGTTTGAAGAGTCTCATGGCTTTGGATGGACGTATGAGACTGAACCAAAGCATGACTGGAGCACTCTCATAGCCAATAAAAATACAGAGCTGCAGCGCCTAGTTGGTATCTACAAGAATATTTTAAACAATGCAGGAGTCACTCTAATTGAAGGCCGTGGAAAGGTTGGGTGATGTTTGTATATCAGGTTAAATTTTGTATAAGACTGTTTTCTGAAACGAATACTGTAAAGGGAGGTGCAGCTGctgatgcatttttttttttttgcttagtACAGATAGTTGATCCTCATACCGTTAGCGTGGATGGTAAGCTCTACACTGCTAAGAACATACTAGTTGCTGTTGGTGGTCGACCATCGATGCCAACTATCCCTGGTATAGAGCATGTTATAGATTCTGATGCTGCATTGGATTTGCCATCAAAACCTGAGAAGATTGCAATAGTGGGAGGCGGGTATATCGCGCTGGAGTTTGCTGGCATTTTCAATGGCTTTAAAAGTGAGGTTCATGTGTTTATTCGGCAGAAGAAAGTTTTAAGAGGGTTTGATGAAGAGGTGAGCATACATTTAACATTCATAACAAATCAAGTGCTTTGCGCTTCCAAGTTAtttttatcttttgttttggaTTCACAGGTTAGAGATTTCATTGCTGAACAGATATCTTTAAGGGGCATCACATTTCATACTGAACAGACCCCTCAAGCTGTAACTAAATCGAATGATGGTTTGCTATCTCTGAAGACCAATAAAGAAACTATTGGTGGGTTCTCACATGTAATGTTTGCAACAGGTCGCAGACCAAATACAATGGTAGTACCATAGAGCACTTGCATTTCAGTTAGTTAGATTTTATACATATTTAGTGATGGATTCATTCTAATTCCTAACATAGTTGCTATCCTTGTAGAACCTTGGACTGGAAGAGGTTGGGGTCAAAATGGATAAGAATGGTGCAATAGTGGTAGGTGAAACAATTCATGGAGTCAAATTTCTCTAGTTTTGTTTGTTGCTATGTAATGTTTGGAGCTGTTGCAACAATTTtgtgctaggttgatgagtatTCTCGAACATCAGTTGATTCAATTTGGGCTGTGGGAGATGTTACCAATAGGGTCAACCTGACCCCAGTTGCACTGATGGAGGGTGGGGCATTTGTGAAGAGTGTATTTGGCAATGAACCTACCAAACCAGACTACAGGTATACATATTTATCATATCAACCTTGGGAACTTTGAACAGCACATGTTTGAGGGAATTGGTTGTTTTGTTGTTACACAAAGGCTACTTAATCATTTGACCCTGAATGAGTCCCTCTGGTGCATTTTACTGCAGAATCATCATGAGCACAATCTCCTTTCCCCCCTTATCCCCTTCCACCATGCTGACAATCCTGTTGTGTTCTTCTAGTATCCTTTATTTGAGCATGTGAGAGTGTAGTTTTTCATCCTCAGCACCTGATTCAATACAAATAGATTTTTGTATTTGGTCTCTCTTAATGTTTTTTTTGTGCTGATGGCGTGATTTGGCTTACGCGTCCAGCCCAAGAAACTCTGAGATTGGCTTTCTACTgaaaatcataattaatttcACTATTTTGTGGTTATCATTGTTCAATTGAGTACTCTTTAAATTCGCATTACCATTTTTGACAGTGCTGTACCTTCTGCTGTGTTCTCCCAACCACCAATTGGACAAGTTGGTCTTACCGAGGAGCAGGTGACGATCCATGGCATGCATCTAAATGCTAAAAGTTATAACATACAAAGAAAGTCAATAGATGCATACTATGCAGGCTATCGAAGAGTATGGAGATGTAGATGTCTTTGTAGCCAACTTCAGGCCTCTCAAGGCCACTCTCTCTGGACTGCCTGATCGTGTGTTAATGAAGATTATTGTGTGTGCTACGACAAACAAAGTTCTAGGAGTGCACATGTGTGGTGATGATGCACCTGAGATAATTCAGGTCTGCGTGATTTTGTACTTCGTTACTCACCATTTCTATTTCATCCTTGACTTGTTTCTTGAATGTACACATTTTATGTCAGGGAATTGCAATTGCTGTTAAGGCTGGGTTGATAAAGCAAAATTTTGATGCCACCATTGGTATTCACCCAACATCTGCTGAGGAATTTGTCACAATGAGGAATGCAACTAGAAAAATTCGGAAAAATACTGCAGCTCAGGTCCACAATGCCATCCTGAAGTGAAATCTTGCCTTGGCATAATAGCATATTTACTGGGAAATATATGT of Phragmites australis chromosome 3, lpPhrAust1.1, whole genome shotgun sequence contains these proteins:
- the LOC133911651 gene encoding uncharacterized protein LOC133911651 codes for the protein MSTGQLDAEYLYEEYETLQWERPWEWGLVAIDMLLMENQIPFIAVRILFEILKTEHDKAVDLTACAQNMFKNYLPPGMRTSTSPIHCRDVRCLLYLLYWSIHPNPKLDNRLMQPLPDPPTSGMDPAKKLETDGISIRRRQQWWPFSRFLEPFSFMDIIFSHGTVEIPQLEISDTSIQLLQNPIAFDKCYHSVTSHVTNSWMPLMPIPRTWRCCARRMFLMSS
- the LOC133911652 gene encoding glutathione reductase, chloroplastic-like isoform X1 — protein: MAARATLPFSCSSTLQTLTWTLSPRGPLPLRRGFLRIPSLPRLSRAPRLSRRHLSASATAPNGASSEGEYDYDLFTIGAGSGGVRASRFASTLYGARVAVCEMPFATVASDEHGGLGGTCVLRGCVPKKLLVYGSKYSHEFEESHGFGWTYETEPKHDWSTLIANKNTELQRLVGIYKNILNNAGVTLIEGRGKIVDPHTVSVDGKLYTAKNILVAVGGRPSMPTIPGIEHVIDSDAALDLPSKPEKIAIVGGGYIALEFAGIFNGFKSEVHVFIRQKKVLRGFDEEVRDFIAEQISLRGITFHTEQTPQAVTKSNDGLLSLKTNKETIGGFSHVMFATGRRPNTMNLGLEEVGVKMDKNGAIVVDEYSRTSVDSIWAVGDVTNRVNLTPVALMEGGAFVKSVFGNEPTKPDYSAVPSAVFSQPPIGQVGLTEEQAIEEYGDVDVFVANFRPLKATLSGLPDRVLMKIIVCATTNKVLGVHMCGDDAPEIIQGIAIAVKAGLIKQNFDATIGIHPTSAEEFVTMRNATRKIRKNTAAQVESKDEVVTKQ
- the LOC133911652 gene encoding glutathione reductase, chloroplastic-like isoform X2; its protein translation is MAARATLPFSCSSTLQTLTWTLSPRGPLPLRRGFLRIPSLPRLSRAPRLSRRHLSASATAPNGASSEGEYDYDLFTIGAGSGGVRASRFASTLYGARVAVCEMPFATVASDEHGGLGGTCVLRGCVPKKLLVYGSKYSHEFEESHGFGWTYETEPKHDWSTLIANKNTELQRLVGIYKNILNNAGVTLIEGRGKIVDPHTVSVDGKLYTAKNILVAVGGRPSMPTIPGIEHVIDSDAALDLPSKPEKIAIVGGGYIALEFAGIFNGFKSEVHVFIRQKKVLRGFDEEVRDFIAEQISLRGITFHTEQTPQAVTKSNDGLLSLKTNKETIGGFSHVMFATGRRPNTMNLGLEEVGVKMDKNGAIVVDEYSRTSVDSIWAVGDVTNRVNLTPVALMEGGAFVKSVFGNEPTKPDYRIIMSTISFPPLSPSTMLTILLCSSSILYLSM